The Actinomycetota bacterium genome contains a region encoding:
- a CDS encoding ABC transporter permease translates to MLRRSAAVMGNELRVIRHDAGPLALVVMIPLAMAFAKPSFGGALRDAGYRRANGAEQVVPGLSILLCFMMVVFVGEAFFREHRWSTWDRLRASALKPWEIVLGKLAPMYAFVLGALVLLFATGFLVLGLVWPRAPLGLVPLLLTLPLCLVALAAALVAVSRSYLQLSALANVFGLGLAGLGGALVPIQTLPPWVRTAAVITPPYWAMRGFRSLFLKGDGAGSVVLPTLMLLLFTALFAAVALWRFQFGESKSSVR, encoded by the coding sequence ATGCTCCGGCGTAGCGCCGCGGTGATGGGCAACGAGCTTCGGGTCATACGCCACGACGCCGGGCCGCTCGCCCTGGTCGTCATGATCCCGCTCGCAATGGCGTTCGCGAAGCCGTCGTTCGGCGGGGCACTCCGCGACGCGGGCTACCGACGCGCGAACGGCGCCGAGCAGGTCGTGCCGGGCCTCAGCATCCTGCTGTGCTTCATGATGGTGGTGTTCGTCGGCGAGGCGTTCTTCCGCGAGCACCGCTGGTCGACCTGGGACCGACTACGAGCCAGCGCCCTGAAGCCATGGGAGATCGTGCTGGGGAAGCTCGCGCCGATGTATGCCTTCGTGCTCGGCGCGCTCGTTCTGCTCTTCGCAACGGGGTTCCTGGTGCTCGGTCTGGTCTGGCCGCGCGCACCCCTCGGTCTGGTGCCACTTCTGCTCACGTTGCCGCTGTGCCTGGTGGCGCTGGCTGCCGCGCTCGTCGCCGTAAGCCGGTCGTATCTGCAACTGAGCGCGCTCGCCAACGTGTTCGGGCTCGGCCTCGCCGGTCTCGGCGGTGCGCTGGTGCCCATTCAGACACTGCCGCCATGGGTGCGGACCGCGGCGGTGATCACACCGCCCTACTGGGCGATGCGAGGGTTCCGATCGCTCTTCCTGAAGGGTGACGGAGCGGGGTCGGTGGTATTGCCGACGCTGATGCTCCTCCTCTTCACCGCGCTCTTCGCGGCCGTTGCGCTGTGGCGGTTTCAGTTCGGCGAGAGCAAGTCGTCCGTCCGCTGA
- a CDS encoding ABC transporter ATP-binding protein, with translation MLEIKGVSKRYGDVHALVDVHLRVERGEVVCLLGPNGAGKTTLVSTIVGLRRPDVGTVRVDGVDPAERPEIRERIGFASQETGLYPSLTVAENLRFFGRLGGLRGRLLASRVEEAAAALGAADLLGRRTELLSGGERRRVHVASAVLTRPPLVLLDEATAGIDVGARQHLVDFVRILAAGGSAVLYSTHYLQEVEDLGAEAVILDHGRVIARGGVRDLLTQYGSIAVELDFDGPPPALDLPWPTAQLGHVLRVTTEDVAAAVVAVLGALGPETSRLRSIEILRPSLETVFVTLTGRRFETEVEGKPAAARVALVEVANAPA, from the coding sequence ATGCTCGAGATCAAGGGTGTCTCGAAGCGCTACGGCGACGTGCACGCGCTCGTCGACGTGCACCTGCGCGTCGAACGAGGTGAGGTTGTCTGCCTCCTCGGACCCAACGGCGCGGGCAAGACGACTCTGGTCTCGACGATCGTCGGGCTGCGCCGGCCCGATGTGGGAACGGTGCGCGTCGACGGCGTCGACCCGGCCGAGCGACCGGAGATACGCGAGCGCATCGGTTTTGCCTCGCAGGAGACCGGCCTCTACCCGAGCCTGACCGTGGCCGAGAACCTTCGCTTCTTCGGCCGGCTCGGGGGCTTGCGCGGCCGCCTGCTCGCGTCGCGGGTCGAGGAGGCGGCTGCGGCGCTCGGCGCCGCCGACCTGCTGGGCCGGCGGACCGAGCTCCTCTCAGGCGGCGAGCGGCGCCGCGTGCACGTGGCGAGCGCGGTGCTCACCCGTCCACCGCTCGTCCTGCTCGACGAGGCAACCGCGGGTATCGACGTCGGTGCCCGTCAGCACCTCGTCGACTTCGTTCGCATCCTCGCGGCCGGCGGGTCCGCCGTCCTCTACTCGACCCACTATCTCCAAGAGGTGGAGGACCTCGGAGCCGAGGCGGTGATCCTCGATCACGGCCGCGTGATTGCCCGCGGTGGGGTCCGCGACCTGCTCACGCAGTACGGATCGATCGCGGTGGAGCTCGACTTCGATGGTCCTCCGCCGGCGCTCGACCTGCCGTGGCCCACCGCCCAACTCGGCCATGTGTTGCGGGTCACGACCGAGGATGTGGCCGCGGCCGTTGTCGCCGTCCTGGGGGCGCTGGGACCTGAGACCTCGCGGCTGCGCTCCATCGAGATCCTCCGCCCGAGCCTCGAGACGGTGTTCGTGACCTTGACCGGCCGTCGGTTCGAAACGGAGGTCGAGGGGAAGCCGGCGGCGGCGCGCGTGGCTCTCGTGGAGGTGGCGAATGCTCCGGCGTAG
- a CDS encoding CDP-alcohol phosphatidyltransferase family protein: MIHAVVFDTDAPFRAGDAPASDVSAEDRLAGLTLLRRMILMAREAGAASATVVAHDPESARRWRSSEVALPIPVTVVEPNELLLLPDECDGVLVLSAQVLPQASLLDRLVDEFRAGRSVAAVASGAASGGPAVVHADDLRERSAAGESPTHAVEQLVRVAGPTVVDPRSYRHLIDQEAVAAADRDMYRGMTSASDGFVDRVFSRHVSRWFTRRIVNLPITPNQITWFHLALGLGAAGLFWRGGYVSGLFGAVLLQLSVALDCSDGEVARLKFQTSRFGSQLDVAADNIINVAVFAAIAKAAAGRLGSRLALTLGALSVIGVAMCVLVVLLMVRVQGRLRPGEASSLAVTNRLSFNDPVAPATTATMVDTVINEVTSRDFTVLIVALAIINHLEWFAWLAGIGSHVFWVSFGAVQLSMLRSASAKLS; this comes from the coding sequence ATGATCCATGCCGTCGTCTTCGATACGGACGCTCCGTTCCGCGCTGGGGATGCGCCCGCATCCGATGTTTCCGCAGAGGACCGCCTCGCCGGACTGACCTTGCTGCGGCGGATGATCCTCATGGCCCGAGAAGCGGGCGCCGCAAGTGCGACCGTCGTCGCGCACGACCCAGAGTCGGCGCGCCGCTGGCGCTCCTCGGAGGTGGCGCTACCGATCCCGGTGACCGTCGTCGAGCCGAACGAGCTTCTCCTCCTCCCGGACGAATGCGACGGAGTGCTCGTCCTGTCGGCGCAGGTTTTGCCGCAGGCTTCGCTCCTGGACCGCCTCGTCGATGAATTCCGGGCGGGGCGCTCGGTCGCGGCCGTCGCGAGCGGAGCGGCGTCGGGCGGACCAGCAGTCGTGCACGCCGATGATCTCCGCGAACGGTCGGCCGCCGGCGAGTCTCCGACTCACGCGGTGGAGCAGCTCGTGCGCGTCGCCGGCCCGACGGTCGTGGATCCGCGTTCATACCGCCACTTGATCGACCAGGAGGCGGTCGCGGCAGCCGATCGCGACATGTACAGAGGCATGACGTCCGCCTCGGACGGGTTCGTCGACCGGGTGTTCAGCCGGCACGTCTCCCGGTGGTTCACCCGCCGGATCGTCAACCTGCCCATCACACCGAACCAGATCACGTGGTTCCATCTCGCGCTCGGGCTGGGCGCGGCGGGTCTCTTCTGGCGGGGCGGGTACGTGAGCGGCCTGTTCGGTGCCGTTCTGCTGCAGCTGTCGGTGGCCCTCGACTGCTCGGACGGGGAGGTGGCTCGGCTCAAGTTCCAGACGAGCAGGTTCGGGAGTCAGCTCGACGTGGCGGCCGACAACATCATCAATGTGGCCGTCTTCGCGGCCATCGCCAAAGCCGCGGCCGGCCGCCTCGGCTCGCGTCTCGCGCTGACGCTGGGAGCGCTCTCGGTCATCGGTGTGGCCATGTGCGTGCTCGTCGTCCTGCTGATGGTGAGGGTGCAGGGCCGTCTCCGCCCCGGCGAGGCGTCCTCACTCGCGGTGACGAACCGCCTCTCGTTCAATGACCCGGTGGCGCCCGCCACCACGGCGACGATGGTGGACACGGTCATCAACGAGGTGACGTCGAGGGACTTCACCGTCCTCATCGTCGCATTGGCGATCATCAATCATCTGGAGTGGTTCGCCTGGCTGGCGGGGATCGGCTCGCACGTCTTCTGGGTGAGCTTCGGCGCCGTCCAACTCTCCATGCTCCGATCCGCAAGCGCGAAACTCTCGTAG